ATTCAAATACTACCCTCGAATATAGAGTAAAATCATACTATATCAACAAAAGTAAATCAAATCCATTTCTTAGatcatattttattcattattaccaATGTCTTACCGACGCatgtttggtagacttcatatttgagaacattatgttattttttaattccgcaGCTTAAAGTATCTCATTATACAGATGAAAAACTTGCACTATGCAAAACATCGCATTTTAAATTACAggttttctggaataaaaaattcGTAGGTTCTTTAGGTTGCAAGGAGTATGCCATATTCTGGCAATACATTTCTAGTAGTGTGTTAACATTAAacgtaaaataatttgtattccTATTATTAATATGACCAGAAATGTTTACTAGTGAGTACATGGCTTTAGTATTATCAACTACTTAATGTACTCGTATTTTCATGATAATGCTTAAGCGAAGGCCCATCGTCCATCCCGCATCCGGTATCTAGACGTTATCTCTtgatataggctacttttcagttACAAAGCGTAATCCGCCCACGCTTACGCGGTTGCTAACAGAATTTATGTTAAGATCTCGCTACCTTAACTTATCTTTAGTAGCGCACAATGTATAATTTATCTTCTGGATGTATAGATATTCTAGGCTTCGCTTGCTTTACGGTCTGTTTTCCTTCTTCCCTGCTTcctttacatattattaaagaaaatcgCTCCGGCTGTTTGTACGCtgagatcttttaaactacgcagtggatttaaatgcagttttcagcaatagatagaagGATTTAAGAGAAAAGTTTACGtgcagtaaaaaaatattacagcagAGAAAAAATCAATGAAATTCAAAGATCtgcaatattatgaaaattaggctaatttgatatactccgcgatgatgttgactttacaatgaataattgtttgctgtcttaacaattattcattgtaaagtcaacatctcctgaggatgctccggtttcgtagcgaaacgtgcgtagagcgtaCATGgcctaagatctgtttggtgtggagtataaggattgaagaaatgattaataacaccatacagattctcctgctttttgcggagtatagcaaattaagcttaattttcataataaatcatggatttccgcaaagttacgcctgcttctatccaatatccaaagaTTTGCAATGTGAATTTGATTAGTGATGTCTTACATTAAAACGCTATCTAATGCACAACTTCTCAAATGAAAATATGTCCCAAACAAGCTATTACTCTATGACCTACCGCGTCGCATAGCCCACCCGTTGATCGACACCATTAATTCTTTGGAAGATGTTAAATAGCCTATAAAGTTCCTCAAGCATCTACATGGTACAAAGGTTTTTCAAATCCGACACGCCGATAATTCCGAAGATTAACGCATTCAAACAGTTGTTATTAGTATAGACATGTTCCAAGGGttccaaatttaaaacaatCTTGTGTATTGCAAGAGATAAGTCACTCTAAcctttcatcaaaatcggttcagttgtTTTAGGTTGAAGAGGTAATATTAGTCTTGAGCTTCAAATGTATCCCATAGGAACCGTCATTTTCAAGGTGGAAGAAATGTCACTTTCTAGTACAGACCTCTTCTTTCATACTAGGAATAAATTTATCCTGAACCTGTTTAGCTACCTAGAACTGTATACCTACTAccattttactattttactcCATACCCATTATCTAAGTGGTTACGCACtcttaaatgtttatatttatgttcttttaagtattaatgggttgttgatgagcatataatttttattgtttattggtgCATTTTTggttatgtattcgtatgtgaATGTAGTAATTACACCTATTTGTTCTCAAttatgttgtcctaatcctaagactGCCTGGCAGAgttcgctattaagcgataaggcattTTGTAATCTACCTCAATCTGTTAATtactattcttattttatttccctaacttcgTAGTAGTGTACAAATAGAGTTCAAATTCTTGTAAACGATATACCAATTTTAACTTGCAGGTGTGAGATTGGCCCAAGACCAAGGTTCGTGCTCTAGGGCGCAGGGCTCTAAATGTGAACACCGCTGTACTGGTGAACGAGATCCTGTTTGTGGTACCAATGGCAGAACGTACTTAAATCGATGCATGCTGCAGGTTGAAATATGCAGGTTAGTTTTAGACAATTCATGATCTTTATCAATCTAACCGATTGCCGTCTAGTGGACAAAGGTCCTCTGTAGGGAAATCCACGTTCCTGGGCTGcatgtttccagcggctctcagctactcgttttatgtcgtctgtccacatcGTTGGGGGTCGGGCAATGCTGCGTTTTGCTGGTGCGGAATTGCCCAATGCCAATAAATCTTCGCGACTATTATTCCAGCCCGTTGGGACCCCGACCTATATGGGTTCTTCGAGTAAAGTGCCCCGACCATTGCCAATACATCTTcgtgactcgctgagctatgtcagtagcACTAGTTCTACTAGGAAGGCAATTAAATAGGCCTTTTAAAAATCCATCCAACTAAAGACAAGACCAAATCTGTCGTCTAGTGGTATAGATTGATGATTTCTAGGAGTAGGTACAATATCGGTACAAtataatttagttatattatttttgacaaccttcttggcgcagtggtgagtgctgaGTTTAAAGGGAAGGTCCCCGGATTAGATCGTAGGATGGGTCGAGGCTATTTTCCACTTTACCGACAAatatgtgccgccaagcgatttggTATGCCCACGTAGATACCGATTTTGGGTGCCATTTCCCAAACAGGTAAAATCGCTATCCTTTTAGACATCTCAGCTGCCATGTAAGCTGACATGTAGTGaaaaatatatgtacttataaattggatttaaaattaaaatgtattatttttttcattttcattcgaTTCGAAGTATTgagacatttatttttttattaaggacactaacaatatacatattaccATATACAGtgataaacttgtacaatattctaCACATTCCCTTATATGTACATCGATAAAAAGTGACCATGATATTCACAGAAATTAATCATAATGACATGTAAACacagcaaaaataatcataaagatagGAAAGAATAGGTGTTATGTGTTAGCTAAGcgataagcttttttttaaataccgggtAGGAGTTATGAAATGACATGAACTGTATCTTTCTATTTCTATATTTCAGAGTTGGCATCGGCCTCTCCCACTTGGGTGCATGCAATAACATAAGCGCACATCGAGAGAACTGCCCCGTAGATTGTTCACAGGCTCCGTTGGACGGGCCGATTTGTGGTTCTGATGGGAACGTATACAAAAGCACGTGTCAAATGAAGCTGCTTACATGCGGGTCAGTATATGcgaatatttatttcatgaaaGCTTTATATAACTATCAAGTATCAATATCGAAGttctattgattgattgaattctttattgcaagcacaaaaccaaaatacaataaaaaaaagaaacaatagaaAAACTTAAATCCTAGTTTAGCTGTGCAAAGGCGGGCTAAagatcgctaaagcgatcttttccagacaacctttggtgaaATTAATTCTTATGAGGAATGGGTTGGTAGGGCAATAAAAATCAGAGCCCCTaaatcaaaatatcacataaTATACTACAACGTTAAATCTTTCGTACAAACGTTCTAGTGTCCCGACTTCCATCCCAGCAGGGCTAACACAggcaggaaacaaaaattatatctcccgattatatGCCCTGACAGGGCATAGAATTAAAGTGCCAACTGCTGAAGCACAGGAACTCCTATTACataggagaagttcacccccgtttattataatacacatattatttggatattattttcatttgtgcgCTGTGCTCTGATAAACCTGTGGGAAAAGATCGTTTTTTATCCTTTAATTGTGTGCCCATACTAGCCATCCTGGGTGCTGCCCTAATGGAGAGAGAGTTTTTATATCTTCATGTTACCTATTGTGAGGAAAGTTAGCATGAAtaatttatgtaggtaatttTAAGATATCcagaaataaagaatatataatacaaataaatagctGTGGATtacaattgtatatttttaatagcagTAGAAGTCAAATCAAAACGATATGATCCTGTCATAatagtagtatattaattaaattattaatgtcccactttTAGGTATACCTAGACCATTTGTCCCATAGGACGAAGAATAGTAAAACTTTGCCTTGAAATTTGTAATGTGGCCTTTTCTATTTCTTTCGGCACTGCTGCTTTTTACTGGACCTATTCTAATAATAGAgacaaatattttctttttttttggagCACGCGTTTGTGTCCGTAACTAACTGTTAGATTTCAATAACTTAATTTCACTTGGCTATTTAATATCAGGCTGGAACACTGACGAGTCGAGAATTTGGGACTCGGTGGGTCAGTATTGAAGTATAGGATTTATTAAAAGTTGTAAGAGGAAGATGTCCTGAGTACCTGTTATTCCtctataaatatgttttaatttcagACAAGGAGTTGTAAGGACTAATAAGAAGCACTGCCAAACAACGCGTCACTGCCGAGAGTCTTGCTGGAGAGCATCCCGACCCACATGCGGGTCTGATGGGAAACTGTATGCCAACGCTTGCAGGATGAAGGCTACTAATTGCGGGTTTGTTGCATTACAAAAGCTtaagatatatttaaagaattaataactaattaatTGTTGAACAATGCTAAAACATTTCTAAGGAGGgttgacaaaattaaaaattcaatgatgtctctacAAGTACTTTAaaaacgtcaagtcggtctaTATGTAGTGCCTCTATCACTGGTTCGGAAGACGGACTCAACCGAAAACAAGCCGAcaggaaactcagcaattgttcttaaaataaataaataagccatttaatcccaagtaacatcgcgttacaaaaaaataaataataataatgtatgatGAAGTTATGTAGGTACCCATCTTGCCCCACTGTACTCTATTGGTGGCGAACCTCGTCCAAGTGGGCCCTGCgacagcagttgctcttatcaaatattaacaattattgcaatttaacaTTCAATTTCCTATCTTATAAGGAATGGTAATCGaaagcaaccttttcattaagaacAAGCGGTCGGGTAAAAGAACTATGCCTATCACAGAAGAACACTTCACGTGGGATAATGTACTTACTGAAGTAATCATTTAATATCGTGGACTACAAACTAaaggattttattaatttattacttaatactAACGTTTTCGAGATTACTTATTTGAAACTTGGCCGTTTAACAGTGAGGTACGTTGAGCCGAGTTGGTTAATTCCCGGCTTCCATTGGAAGGTTATCTTTGGAAGGAAAAAtcttaattcattttattatttttcacataCGTACGCAAGTTAAGTAAGTAACTCACCATATTCCAGCAGCCTATTCAAGTCCCACTGATGAGTACAGGCCTCGCCTCTCACAGGAGAGACCGTTTTAGAGCGTAGATCTACCACTCTGCTCCTATGCGGGTTAATGGGCTATAGGTACAATTAATTTACCAACATTccattaaaattacttttaaagcaGGTGAAGCaggaaaataagaaaatgaagtaaattaataaaatcaagcttaatttgctgctTCTCTGTTAATCtatgtggtgtggagtatacggattgaagaaattataaattatacacacagattatcctgctgttcgcggaatatagcaaattaagtttaattttcataatttattatcgatttccgcaaagtaacgccggcttctatccaatatccaataaaatccatttcaatagttttttttcgaTTTCAGTAAACACGTCTTTGAAGTACCCATGGCGTTTTGCGTATCACAAGAAAGGACATCTGGAGGTGATTCCTGCCCTACTGACTGTTCTGGGCAAAGGGAGAAGTTGGTTTGTGGTTCAGACGAAAACATTTACAGAAATGATTGCGAAATGAAAATGCTTAACTGCGGGTAAGTTTGCATCGATAGCCATAACAGTTTACTGTTGGACTAGAGGCGTCTCCCAATGGGAATGCCCACAATTACACAGCTGGGTGAGAATAGACAGTTGCACAATAGGATGCTACTGTctattctccgttatattcccttagtcgctttgtacgacacccgcgggaagagaagggatGGTGACAAATTTATTCTGAGCTGCAGTCACCACACGCCAAGTTTGCAAAAGTAAGGATAATAAAGCTCTTAATAAAGGGGATCTTAATAATAtgctgtatcatcatcatcatcatcatcatcatcatcaacccattgctagaacactacagggcacaagtTTCTTTTCAGCATAAGAATGGTTAAGGCCGTCTACCAATCTGGcgaagtgcggattagtagacttcacacgccattgagaacattatggcgaactcacaggcatgcaggtttactcgcGATGTTTAACTtgaccgtttaaagcaagtgatatttaaactaaataaaataataaataaatatactacgacaatacatacatcgccatctagccccaaagtaagcgtagcctatattatgggtactgagatagctgatgaatatttttttatgaatataatacacataaatacttttaatatatatctagattaacacccagacactcaaaagcattcatgttcatcacacaaacattttccagttgtgggaatcgaatcgccactcggccgtctaaattgtttaaattaaaatcgtacataactccgaaaagtcaatgTTGCGCGCTAGGGCTCGAACACGGTCTCCGTGAAAACCGATGCCTCACCCACTAGGCTCTCACCGCTCCGCTATGTGTTATATAATGTTTTGTAATACCTTTCAGAGCAAGCAACAGGAAGATAGTGAAGAAAGTTGATATGGAGAAGTGCAAGGGTAAGATGAGCAAGTGTTTGAAAGTGAAGTGCCCCTCCGAGACTGATCCTGTTTGCGGCACTGATGCTAACGTGTACCCCAACCCATGCCTGTTGAAGGTCGCTACTTGCCTGTAAGTAAACCTATAAGTATACCTCTCTGACGCAACGtggagcgctgtgaatttaattagaaaccgattaggggttataACTACTGTACTTCCTAACTGGTTAggccactaccatcttagattgttcattgtatcatcacttaccaccagcagtctagtactaacctgtagtggaatttaaaaagaaagcaaAGAACGTACTGGCCACGTCTGCAAAGCGGCTAGTCGCTGTAACAAATGTATAGAAATATACCAAGAATAATgctttgtatatttgtttggcAGCGGCGACTCATACATTAATTCACATCGCGCGACGAAATAAGTCCCGTAAACATAATAAGACGATGGTATAGCTGCGACAAATTTGATAAATATGtatttgaaaaaactatttagtCGTGCTGTGCCTGTCTTTCCCCGTAGCTGCTCTGACcgattttacaaataaaaatttgtcgAGATCGACGATTTGATTTTCCCCTGTTTTCTCATCCTAAGTTGATTCAACTATTTGTAGCATAAAGATTTTAAGAAGTAGTACGTCTGGGTTtctatttctttctttcatgttttttctttttcatatttGTCTTGAGTCATTTGGGAAATTGCAGCCAAAATACTTGTTCATGGTTATAATGAATGCCACATTTATAATTGTGCTGCGTGgtatggacaggagacaattatctccccgggggaaggatataaatttatcttctctcacagctttatcaactctcaaagcacagcggaaataatatccaaataatatatgagtaataataaaagggAGTGAAGTTCTCTTATTCCATTTTCCCGTGCTTCAGCACGTGGATACATTAATTTATGTCCCCTGCCTGTACTGGCCCTGCTGGTGTAATCAcgtgccgacaaagacgtgcaaaCTAAACAATTCGATATTGCGATAATTTCGAAATCGAAATGGAATCGAAATCGAATCGAAACGGTCCGGTAccatgccgcgtagaaactgattaagcGTATGGCAGATAatttaacccatacctctaTCAGATTTGCCCGCtataatcttagactgcatcataataaataataaataaataaataaataattactacgacaatacacacatcgccatctagccccaaagtaagcgtagcttgtgttatgggtactgatatagatgatgaatattttttatgaatataatacacataaatacttataatatacagataaacacccagacactgaaaataattaatgttcatcacacaaacattttccagttgtgggaatcgaacccacgatcttggattcagaaagcagcgtcgctgcccactgcgccactcggccgtctatcatcacttacctaccACGGACCACCAGTTACCAGCCATCAAGTTCTAActgaaattattattcttcgcatcctgaaactcacacgAGTTTGTCAATCACTTGTAAtgggataaaaaaatttaggtacctaaaactaaaattaaactcAACATTCTCAATCAAgcatgttttcttttaaatgatttactgtgtttaattatatttccttTAAATCAATTACCTACTCtagaaatgaattaattttaatgaataattaattacgtTAATTATTGTGTTTTCAGTAAAGGAGTCCAGCTGGCCCACTTCGGTAATTGCACATTACTACCACGTATGGAAACAGATTGTTTGGACAACTGTGACAACGCTGTCGAACAACCTGTTTGTGGATCGGATGGCAACGTTTATAAGTAAGgcatttttaaatctttaaaataaccCGGTCAGTATTTCTTCATCAATCAGTCACAATTTCGGGGCCAACCCTTTATTTCTAGCCCACCTTCACAATAACGACCAAACTCTGATTGAACTGTTACCAGCTTAAAAAAGACGATGAAGTCAGCCAGATGAAAGCAAAAACGTGACGAAATCAGATGCCTTGTCGATCTCCATTTTGAAGCGCGACCTGAGGCGATACGCACCTAACACATCCACTAAACACATCTTTGAGCTCTTCATTAAACCGACAAAATATGCTTTGGCCCACGGCTACAAGTTTTAACTTGTCACGACGTACCTCAGAGTTGTGCAACAGAGTGTCCAGTTGCGATGCCGTTCATTCTTTACTAGTCtagttttacttaaaacattTCGAACTTATTCAATACCATTTGGTATATCTTATGCACAGCGGTAATAGTGGGCAAggtttcggcttccctttcgtgggggaccgagttctatCTCGGTACAACGTATGAACTGAAACTGGCTTTAAAGGAAATCGTGAGGTAACCAGCGTCTGAAGTCTACCCACTTGGCCAgcgcttggtggactacggcctaaaaccttctaattctcagaggagacccgtaccctgtagttggCAGGTGATGGGTTGACGATGAGGATAACTTACGTTCAGCAAACCTTCCCTTTTCTATAAGCTGGATGCggccttaaaaaaaaaaaaaatattttatttatttattttcaacttaAGACTAGAATTACAGGACTTATCCTAATGTCCTAGCGTAGATTCTGATATCaacatacattataaactatattttaccTTTATGTATCCTCTCTtcgataaaagttttttttgtttatcgcTGACCTTAAATTTCCGACATGGCTTACCCGAGTGACTAATAGTTTAGAACGAGACCGACGATTgctgtatttatgatatttgtaCTTTCTTACAGATCTGAATGTGAACTACGTAAGTTAACTTGCGGACAGCACGTGGTGTCTGTGGCAGCTGCTCACTGCAGAACAACCGCGCTCTGCCACGAAGATTGTCCAGATACACCAGCGTTTGTGTGCGGTTCAGATAACCGGTTTTATAAGAACGAGTGTATCATGAAGAAGGAGAACTGCGGGTACGTTGTAAATAAAGGTTACACGGTTCTTCGTTCTTTTCCACTAAACTTTTAGGTGGTAAAGGTTTCAATAACTAATGTTCTGATGATAGGAATTTTACGGCTGTTATGAGCGTCCACGGATGCTGGTTAAATTTACAAATAGCTGAGGTATCAGTGTATGCTGTAGATACTTATACGTAGCACGAagttggtgaaggaaaacatcgtgaggaaaccggcatgcctgagagtcctccataatgttctcgaaggtgtgtggagtcaaccaatccgaaATGGGCCAGTGCGGTTGACTagggccttaactccttcttatTGTAGGGTTTCtctctagtgggccggttatggctTGATGTAATGATGAGGAtgattataaattcaaaagcgTGGAGAGATAGAAAATCATGCTTTAGCTCTacaaaggataaaaaatatattaattcgaACGTTTGCTTGTGCCGCGGGTCCAAGCCCGCCGGTAGTCTCCACGCAGTCGAAGTAGGGAGAGGATATATGAAACTTAGTCTTTCCACTTTGCTCAAATGTAGATTGGTGGTCTTTGACTATCATTGCATGCTTGTTCTCAAAAGCGAGACCGAAGGCTTAACGTGGGTGATGGATAGGAACAATTAACTAGCAAATTCCTCATTTCCCTCGGTGGTACTAAGATCTATCTCAAATTGCATGGCAAACACCATTGTTAACCAAACCTgacctaacaat
This sequence is a window from Pararge aegeria chromosome 1, ilParAegt1.1, whole genome shotgun sequence. Protein-coding genes within it:
- the LOC120625037 gene encoding agrin; translation: MKMEFKTHFLATVTLVIFAASYCNGARDASCPRICGPALQGEPVCATDGYIYPSLCEMRKKTCGKGVRLAQDQGSCSRAQGSKCEHRCTGERDPVCGTNGRTYLNRCMLQVEICRVGIGLSHLGACNNISAHRENCPVDCSQAPLDGPICGSDGNVYKSTCQMKLLTCGQGVVRTNKKHCQTTRHCRESCWRASRPTCGSDGKLYANACRMKATNCGKHVFEVPMAFCVSQERTSGGDSCPTDCSGQREKLVCGSDENIYRNDCEMKMLNCGASNRKIVKKVDMEKCKGKMSKCLKVKCPSETDPVCGTDANVYPNPCLLKVATCLKGVQLAHFGNCTLLPRMETDCLDNCDNAVEQPVCGSDGNVYKSECELRKLTCGQHVVSVAAAHCRTTALCHEDCPDTPAFVCGSDNRFYKNECIMKKENCGKHVFVVPLKRCLARFQYSGCARVCPPEYDPVCGTDDKTYSNKCFLEMENCRSRSLVQLKHLGTCTEPIAEEPKNYLYR